Proteins from one Gasterosteus aculeatus chromosome 11, fGasAcu3.hap1.1, whole genome shotgun sequence genomic window:
- the LOC120827992 gene encoding alpha-2,8-sialyltransferase 8E isoform X3 has protein sequence MRGRLLKPLFSLGIALFCLGILVWYNGNNNVETRQLSFQKKRAPPPSELCKGCRHVIDKVRERYNKTWIKQVDDYLKFRSQLSRKCHGFDSAFITQYNTPLGAKIVYDGEKTRTLQVTPEIFSTFPKEHPFSNKIWGTCSVVGNGGILSNSSCGKMIDSAEFVMRCNLPPLDNGYENDVGIKTDLVTANPSILRNKYGSLQQRRRPFVESLRSYGSSLLLLPAFSYGSNTPLSLRAVYSIEDFKSPTRPVFFNPEYLESLGLFWRSRGLKAARASTGLMMASLALEHCTDVHLYGFWPFGNHPQRLHALTNHYYDDALVNKRVHAMPVEFEFLLQLHSQGVLRLHLEDCQPGEK, from the exons ATGAGGGGACGTCTCCTGAAGCCACTCTTCTCTTTGGGGATCGCTCTCTTCTGTTTGGGGAT TCTCGTCTGGTACAATGGCAACAA TAACGTGGAAACTCGACAGCTgtcttttcaaaagaaaagagccCCTCCGCCTTCTGAACTTTGTAAAGGCTGCAG gcaTGTCATCGACAAAGTAAGAGAGCGTTACAATAAAACCTGGATTAAGCAGGTGGACGATTACCTAAAATTCAG ATCTCAGCTGAGCAGAAAGTGCCATGGTTTTGACAGTGCATTCATCACCCAGTACAACACCCCACTGGGAGCAAAGATTGTGTATGATGGAGAAAAGACACGCACCCTCCAGGTGACCCCGGAGATTTTCAGCACCTTCCCAAAG GAGCATCCATTTTCAAACAAAATATGGGGAACATGTTCCGTTGTTGGGAACGGTGGGATCCTGTCCAACAGCAGCTGTGGAAAGATGATTGATTCAGCAGAGTTTGTTATGAG GTGTAACCTACCTCCCTTGGACAACGGCTATGAGAATGATGTGGGGATTAAGACTGACCTCGTGACAGCAAATCCAAGCATCCTCCGTAACAA ATACGGGTCTCTGCAACAGCGTCGGCGTCCGTTTGTGGAAAGTCTGCGTAGCTATGGCAGCTCTTTGCTGCTCCTTCCCGCATTCTCCTACGGCTCCAACACGCCTTTGTCCCTGCGGGCCGTGTACAGCATTGAGGACTTTAAAAGCCCCACCCGGCCTGTCTTCTTCAACCCCGAGTACCTGGAGAGTTTGGGCCTCTTCTGGCGCTCCAGAGGCCTAAAAGCAGCACGTGCCAGCACCGGCCTGATGATGGCGAGCTTGGCGCTGGAACATTGTACCGATGTGCATCTTTATGGGTTCTGGCCCTTTGGTAATCACCCCCAAAGACTCCATGCGCTGACTAACCACTACTACGATGACGCACTAGTTAACAAAAGAGTCCATGCCATGCCGGTTGAGTTTGAATTCTTGTTGCAGCTGCATAGTCAGGGGGTGCTCAGGCTTCACCTGGAAGATTGTCAACCAGGTGAAAAGTAG
- the LOC120827992 gene encoding alpha-2,8-sialyltransferase 8E isoform X2, which produces MRGRLLKPLFSLGIALFCLGILLTTLVWYTGNTNVETRQLSFQKKRAPPPSELCKGCRHVIDKVRERYNKTWIKQVDDYLKFRSQLSRKCHGFDSAFITQYNTPLGAKIVYDGEKTRTLQVTPEIFSTFPKEHPFSNKIWGTCSVVGNGGILSNSSCGKMIDSAEFVMRCNLPPLDNGYENDVGIKTDLVTANPSILRNKYGSLQQRRRPFVESLRSYGSSLLLLPAFSYGSNTPLSLRAVYSIEDFKSPTRPVFFNPEYLESLGLFWRSRGLKAARASTGLMMASLALEHCTDVHLYGFWPFGNHPQRLHALTNHYYDDALVNKRVHAMPVEFEFLLQLHSQGVLRLHLEDCQPGEK; this is translated from the exons ATGAGGGGACGTCTCCTGAAGCCACTCTTCTCTTTGGGGATCGCTCTCTTCTGTTTGGGGATTCTGCTGACCACTCTCGTCTGGTACACGGGCAACAC TAACGTGGAAACTCGACAGCTgtcttttcaaaagaaaagagccCCTCCGCCTTCTGAACTTTGTAAAGGCTGCAG gcaTGTCATCGACAAAGTAAGAGAGCGTTACAATAAAACCTGGATTAAGCAGGTGGACGATTACCTAAAATTCAG ATCTCAGCTGAGCAGAAAGTGCCATGGTTTTGACAGTGCATTCATCACCCAGTACAACACCCCACTGGGAGCAAAGATTGTGTATGATGGAGAAAAGACACGCACCCTCCAGGTGACCCCGGAGATTTTCAGCACCTTCCCAAAG GAGCATCCATTTTCAAACAAAATATGGGGAACATGTTCCGTTGTTGGGAACGGTGGGATCCTGTCCAACAGCAGCTGTGGAAAGATGATTGATTCAGCAGAGTTTGTTATGAG GTGTAACCTACCTCCCTTGGACAACGGCTATGAGAATGATGTGGGGATTAAGACTGACCTCGTGACAGCAAATCCAAGCATCCTCCGTAACAA ATACGGGTCTCTGCAACAGCGTCGGCGTCCGTTTGTGGAAAGTCTGCGTAGCTATGGCAGCTCTTTGCTGCTCCTTCCCGCATTCTCCTACGGCTCCAACACGCCTTTGTCCCTGCGGGCCGTGTACAGCATTGAGGACTTTAAAAGCCCCACCCGGCCTGTCTTCTTCAACCCCGAGTACCTGGAGAGTTTGGGCCTCTTCTGGCGCTCCAGAGGCCTAAAAGCAGCACGTGCCAGCACCGGCCTGATGATGGCGAGCTTGGCGCTGGAACATTGTACCGATGTGCATCTTTATGGGTTCTGGCCCTTTGGTAATCACCCCCAAAGACTCCATGCGCTGACTAACCACTACTACGATGACGCACTAGTTAACAAAAGAGTCCATGCCATGCCGGTTGAGTTTGAATTCTTGTTGCAGCTGCATAGTCAGGGGGTGCTCAGGCTTCACCTGGAAGATTGTCAACCAGGTGAAAAGTAG
- the LOC120827992 gene encoding alpha-2,8-sialyltransferase 8E isoform X1: protein MRGRLLKSLFSLGIALFFLGILLTTLVWYNGNNNVETRQLSFQKKRAPPPSELCKGCRHVIDKVRERYNKTWIKQVDDYLKFRSQLSRKCHGFDSAFITQYNTPLGAKIVYDGEKTRTLQVTPEIFSTFPKEHPFSNKIWGTCSVVGNGGILSNSSCGKMIDSAEFVMRCNLPPLDNGYENDVGIKTDLVTANPSILRNKYGSLQQRRRPFVESLRSYGSSLLLLPAFSYGSNTPLSLRAVYSIEDFKSPTRPVFFNPEYLESLGLFWRSRGLKAARASTGLMMASLALEHCTDVHLYGFWPFGNHPQRLHALTNHYYDDALVNKRVHAMPVEFEFLLQLHSQGVLRLHLEDCQPGEK, encoded by the exons ATGAGGGGACGTCTCCTGAAGTCACTCTTCTCTTTGGGGATCGCTCTCTTCTTTTTGGGGATTCTGCTGACCACTCTCGTCTGGTACAATGGCAACAA TAACGTGGAAACTCGACAGCTgtcttttcaaaagaaaagagccCCTCCGCCTTCTGAACTTTGTAAAGGCTGCAG gcaTGTCATCGACAAAGTAAGAGAGCGTTACAATAAAACCTGGATTAAGCAGGTGGACGATTACCTAAAATTCAG ATCTCAGCTGAGCAGAAAGTGCCATGGTTTTGACAGTGCATTCATCACCCAGTACAACACCCCACTGGGAGCAAAGATTGTGTATGATGGAGAAAAGACACGCACCCTCCAGGTGACCCCGGAGATTTTCAGCACCTTCCCAAAG GAGCATCCATTTTCAAACAAAATATGGGGAACATGTTCCGTTGTTGGGAACGGTGGGATCCTGTCCAACAGCAGCTGTGGAAAGATGATTGATTCAGCAGAGTTTGTTATGAG GTGTAACCTACCTCCCTTGGACAACGGCTATGAGAATGATGTGGGGATTAAGACTGACCTCGTGACAGCAAATCCAAGCATCCTCCGTAACAA ATACGGGTCTCTGCAACAGCGTCGGCGTCCGTTTGTGGAAAGTCTGCGTAGCTATGGCAGCTCTTTGCTGCTCCTTCCCGCATTCTCCTACGGCTCCAACACGCCTTTGTCCCTGCGGGCCGTGTACAGCATTGAGGACTTTAAAAGCCCCACCCGGCCTGTCTTCTTCAACCCCGAGTACCTGGAGAGTTTGGGCCTCTTCTGGCGCTCCAGAGGCCTAAAAGCAGCACGTGCCAGCACCGGCCTGATGATGGCGAGCTTGGCGCTGGAACATTGTACCGATGTGCATCTTTATGGGTTCTGGCCCTTTGGTAATCACCCCCAAAGACTCCATGCGCTGACTAACCACTACTACGATGACGCACTAGTTAACAAAAGAGTCCATGCCATGCCGGTTGAGTTTGAATTCTTGTTGCAGCTGCATAGTCAGGGGGTGCTCAGGCTTCACCTGGAAGATTGTCAACCAGGTGAAAAGTAG